The genomic interval aaacttcgtaaaggataatattttgaatcattcaaaatggcAGACGCAACAGCAGCACCAGCAGTAGCACCAGCTAAATCACCAAAGAAAAAGGcagcagccaagccaaagaagccttCCGCACATCCTAAATACAGCGAGATGATTGGAAAAGCCATCGCCGCTTTGAAAGAACGTGGAGGTTCTTCAAGGCAAGCAATTCTGAAGTACATCATGGCCAACTTCAACGTCGGAAAAGATGCCAAGTCAGTAAATGCTCATTTAAAACTTGCACTCAGAGCCGGAGTTAAGAACAACAGTTTGAAGCAGTCCAAGGGAACTGGAGCATCCGGATCTTTCAGAATTGGAGAGGCTAAAGTAGTTAAAAAGAAGCCAGCAaaggcaaagaaagcagccaaacCTAAGGCCGCCAAGCCTAAGAAGGCAAAGAGCACACCCAAGAAGAAGAAgccagcagcaaagaaaccagctggagaaaaaaaggctgccaaaccaaaggcaaaaaaaccagcagcaaagaaagcagccaagccaaagaagccagCAGCCAAGTCACCAGCAAAAAAGAAGGCAGCCAAACCAAAAGCCAAGAAGAccccaaagaagaagtaaactgTCCAGACTTCAGTCTGCAGAGGCTATTCAGCCACCaaaagcccttttaagggctacccaatttattcaaaaagaatctacaattgttgtacattagttatcaaactaaatctagctgagccctacccttttctttacttttctctgaactttgcactggtctctgaaatattttttggggtcacattatttccattgtttgttttatttcactccttatgactatactatttctaacacctaagtatgcagctgggtttgttttttttttggatatattttgtgtagttaggcaccattaaagttatatcagtgtattttcacgcacttatttgaactgaatataactttttctattcagttttcgttagagtgacaatctacgaaaataggaagtcatgctagggttttattgtgctcttttttttagggggaagggggtcaaaatcacacagctaaccttcaaccgaaaaatcatttttgtcattatgtgagtttttccatttctctcttcttcttcgtattcaacttgactgacattttttgttggactttttctacacgtaagcaaagtcaaaggttggctctctatttcatatcaactagtcaatgggaggtaactctaaaattaaactcagtactttttttcagtactatataaataaactgttaaaatgtacataatacaaaagatgtataacgtatcgtaaaaatcagattagtagcaaatgaatgc from Mytilus edulis unplaced genomic scaffold, xbMytEdul2.2 SCAFFOLD_1886, whole genome shotgun sequence carries:
- the LOC139509080 gene encoding histone H1-delta-like translates to MADATAAPAVAPAKSPKKKAAAKPKKPSAHPKYSEMIGKAIAALKERGGSSRQAILKYIMANFNVGKDAKSVNAHLKLALRAGVKNNSLKQSKGTGASGSFRIGEAKVVKKKPAKAKKAAKPKAAKPKKAKSTPKKKKPAAKKPAGEKKAAKPKAKKPAAKKAAKPKKPAAKSPAKKKAAKPKAKKTPKKK